One window from the genome of Motilibacter peucedani encodes:
- a CDS encoding YciI family protein, producing the protein MARFFISFDDGAMDHIPDEDWPLVGEAAHAVVREAQAAGVWVLGAGITRQRSTVVAPDGTVTSGPVPETKAVVGGFSVVDVPSRDDAVTWAAKFAAACRCAQEVREVLADPAG; encoded by the coding sequence ATGGCTCGGTTCTTCATCTCGTTCGACGACGGCGCGATGGACCACATACCCGACGAGGACTGGCCTCTCGTCGGTGAGGCGGCGCATGCCGTGGTGCGCGAGGCGCAGGCTGCCGGGGTCTGGGTCCTCGGAGCCGGCATCACCCGGCAGCGGTCGACAGTCGTGGCGCCCGACGGGACGGTCACGTCGGGGCCGGTGCCGGAGACGAAGGCCGTCGTCGGCGGCTTCTCGGTCGTCGACGTGCCGTCGCGCGACGACGCGGTCACCTGGGCGGCCAAGTTCGCCGCCGCCTGTCGGTGCGCGCAGGAGGTGCGGGAGGTTCTGGCCGACCCTGCGGGCTAG